From a region of the Solanum stenotomum isolate F172 chromosome 2, ASM1918654v1, whole genome shotgun sequence genome:
- the LOC125854978 gene encoding mediator of RNA polymerase II transcription subunit 15a isoform X13 translates to METLKRHLPVSGQEGVQELKKIAVRFEEKIYSAATSQQDYLRKISLKMLTMETKSQTPMTNSVQPNPASSGQNALGPGSHSMQSQVNSQAQQLPVPMVANQTQTRQPLLQQNLQNNMASTGLQNSASLAPSLPSVSNLTQGTMPNVVGQNSNLQTMQNMPNVGQNLVGNAIGQGMPPNMVANSQRQMQGRQQQVVSQQQQQQSQTTQQYLYQQQLHQHQMMKQKFQPGSTSQSLMQSHMQQQPQEQQQQPPQQQQNLLQSTQTQPSQQAMMQPSSIQSTSLSNLQQNQQSNAQQSTQSVLHQRQQSVLRQQQAPMLHQQQSSMLQQPILPAQQHQQQQQQQQQLIAQQTNVANLQQNQLMSQQNTMPDVQQRLVGQQNNYNSLQQQQLLNPQNSFQNMHQQQLGSQSNIAGVQQQQLSGSQQPGNSGLTSNQHPIHLMQQPKVPVQQQMLQSTTTLLPNQGQQSQSQPAQQQMMSQSQSQPGQLQPPLGLQQQANQLQREMQQRLQPSAPLLQQQNVMEQQKQLYQSQRVAPEASSTSLDSTAQTGNANAADWQEEVYQKIKSMKESYLAELNDLYHKIASKVQQHDSLPQRPQNEQIEKLKMFKITLERIVLFLRLNKQDIQLSHKEKLVSVEKHISFFLSSNRPRSKPSSSPLQGQLPQSSMQLQQPQSLDGQSNPSMQPVQGSMAAMPQNNLTNLQHNTLSGVSTISNSQQHMINTVQPGSTVDLGQGNSLNSLQQVATGSLQQNPVNSPQQVNMSSLSSQSGTNSVQANLGSLQQNSNALQQSLPKQHEQQMLQNQQLRQQYHHRHMQQQLFQRQQIIQQQQAKQQQTTLLPTHQMSQLQQMTDANDLKIRQQMGIKTGVLQQQQSVGQRVGSHHPQLKPGISSPQLHQALSPQVTQHPSPQIDQQNMLASLTKAGTPLQSASSPFVVPSPSTPLAPSPMPGDSEKVCAGLGSHTTSGNIMHQQATVASAPAQSLAIGTPGISASPLLAEFTPLDGTHANVSAAVPGRSSVEQPLDRLMRAVKNMSDKALQSSVQDICSVVSMNDRIAGSAPGNGSRAAVGEDLVAMTKCRLQARNYFTQDGPTGTKKMKRYTTSNVVSSSCSLNDSFWQLSYSETPELESTATSNAKRPKIEVNIALVEEIQKINRQLIDTVVEISDEGVDPSALAAATEGGEGTTVKCSFTAVALSPNLKALYASAQMSPIQPLRLLVPVNYPNCSPILLDKFPVEVSKEYEDLSTKAKSRFSVSLRSLSQPMSLKDIAKTWDVCARAVICEYAQQSGGGTFSSKYGSWENCSIAA, encoded by the exons ATGGAGACCTTAAAGAGGCATCTTCCTGTTTCTGGGCAAGAAGGAGTACAGGAGCTTAAGAAAATTGCTGTGAGGTTTGAAGAAAAGATCTATTCTGCTGCTACAAGTCAG CAAGATTATCTTCGGAAGATATCTTTAAAGATGCTGACCATGGAGACAAAATCTCAAACTCCTATGACCAATTCTGTTCAGCCAAATCCTGCAAGTAGTGGTCAGAATGCCCTTGGTCCAG GATCGCACAGTATGCAATCCCAAGTTAACAGCCAAGCACAGCAACTTCCTGTACCTATGGTGGCCAATCAAACTCAAACACGACAACCACTGTTGCAGCAAAACCTTCAGAACAATATGGCATCAACTGGGCTGCAAAATTCTGCTAGCTTGGCTCCTTCACTTCCTTCTGTGAGTAATTTGACGCAGGGTACCATGCCAAATGTCGTGGGCCAGAATTCAAATTTGcaaaccatgcaaaacatgccaAATGTTGGTCAAAACTTAGTAGGAAATGCCATTGGACAAGGCATGCCTCCTAATATGGTTGCTAATTCTCAGAGGCAGATGCAGGGAAGACAACAACAGGTTGTTTCTCAACAGCAACAGCAGCAGTCCCAGACAACACAGCAATATCTTTACCAGCAGCAACTGCATCAGCATCAAATGATGAAGCAGAAATTTCAGCCGGGAAGCACATCACAGTCCTTGATGCAATCTCACATGCAGCAACAGCCGCAGGAGCAGCAGCAACAGCCACCACAGCAGCAACAAAACCTTCTACAATCTACTCAGACACAACCTTCTCAGCAAGCTATGATGCAACCTTCTTCAATACAATCAACTTCTTTGTCCAACCTTCAGCAGAATCAACAGTCAAATGCTCAACAGTCAACTCAATCTGTACTTCACCAACGGCAACAATCAGTTTTGAGACAGCAGCAGGCTCCCATGCTTCATCAACAGCAATCGTCAATGCTACAGCAACCAATTTTACCAGCGCAACAGCACCAACAAcaacagcagcagcagcagcagctgATTGCACAACAGACAAATGTTGCAAATCTCCAGCAGAACCAATTGATGAGTCAACAGAATACAATGCCTGATGTGCAGCAGAGGCTAGTGGGCCAACAGAACAACTATAACAGTCTGCAGCAGCAGCAGTTACTTAATCCGCAAAACAGCTTTCAAAATATGCATCAGCAGCAGTTGGGCTCTCAAAGTAATATTGCTGGGGTCCAGCAGCAACAGCTGTCTGGAAGTCAACAACCTGGTAACTCTGGCTTGACATCTAATCAGCACCCTATCCATTTGATGCAACAACCAAAAGTTCCTGTACAACAACAAATGCTGCAGAGTACTACAACCTTGTTACCAAACCAAGGTCAACAATCACAGTCGCAGCCAGCACAACAGCAAATGATGTCTCAGAGTCAATCACAACCAGGACAGTTACAGCCACCTTTGGGTTTGCAGCAACAGGCGAATCAATTGCAAAGAGAGATGCAACAGAGGCTTCAACCATCAGCCCCCTTGCTTCAACAGCAGAATGTAATGGAACAGCAGAAGCAGCTATATCAATCACAAAGAGTCGCACCTGAAGCCTCATCAA CATCTTTAGATTCTACAGCTCAGACGGGAAATGCAAATGCAGCTGATTGGCAGGAGGAGGTTTACCaaaag ATAAAGTCTATGAAGGAGTCGTATTTAGCAGAGCTCAATGATCTATACCACAAAATTGCTTCTAAAGTGCAACAG CATGATTCTCTTCCTCAGCGTCCTCAAAATGAGCAAATTGAAAAGCTCAAGATGTTCAAGATTACGCTGGAACGCATTGTGCTTTTCTTGCGGCTTAACAAGCAGGATATTCAACTTTCTCACAAGGAAAAGTTGGTTTCGGTTGAGAAGCACATAAGTTTCTTTCTTAGTTCCAATAGGCCGCGCAGCaagccttcttcttctccactgCAGGGACAACTTCCTCAGTCTTCCATGCAGCTTCAGCAACCACAATCTCTTGATGGTCAATCTAATCCATCGATGCAACCTGTACAGGGTTCCATGGCAGCAATGCCGCAGAATAATCTCACCAACTTGCAACATAATACCTTGTCTGGCGTATCAACAATTTCCAACTCCCAGCAACACATGATAAATACAGTACAGCCTGGTTCCACTGTGGATTTGGGACAGGGTAATTCATTGAACTCACTGCAGCAGGTGGCTACTGGCTCTTTACAACAGAATCCTGTTAACAGTCCTCAACAAGTTAACATGAGCTCATTAAGCTCACAAAGTGGAACAAACTCCGTACAGGCAAACCTCGGTTCCCTACAGCAAAATTCAAACGCCCTGCAACAGTCACTTCCTAAGCAGCACGAGCAGCAAATGTTGCAGAACCAGCAATTAAGACAGCAATACCACCATAGGCATATGCAGCAGCAACTTTTTCAAAGACAGCAGATAATACAACAGCAGCAAGCGAAGCAACAGCAGACCACGCTATTGCCAACCCACCAGATGTCTCAGCTTCAACAGATGACTGATGCTAATGACCTAAAGATAAGGCAGCAAATGGGGATAAAAACAGGAGTTTTACAGCAACAACAGTCAGTTGGCCAGCGTGTTGGATCTCATCATCCCCAATTGAAGCCAGGAATATCTTCACCTCAACTCCATCAAGCATTGTCTCCTCAGGTTACCCAACATCCTTCTCCACAAATTGACCAACAAAATATGTTGGCGTCTCTTACCAAAGCTGGGACTCCTCTCCAATCCGCAAGCTCGCCATTTGTTGTCCCTTCTCCTTCAACTCCCTTGGCTCCATCTCCAATGCCGGGGGATTCTGAAAAAGTTTGTGCTGGCCTTGGATCACATACCACATCTGGAAATATAATGCATCAGCAAGCTACTGTTGCTTCTGCACCTGCCCAATCCCTTGCAATTGGTACTCCTGGGATATCAGCCTCACCTTTGCTTGCTGAGTTTACTCCTCTAGATGGTACACATGCCAATGTCTCAGCTGCTGTTCCTGGCAGGTCAAGTGTTGAACAACCATTGGATCGCTTGATGAGAGCG gTTAAAAACATGTCTGACAAAGCATTGCAGTCGTCAGTTCAAGACATCTGTTCAGTTGTCAGTATGAATGATAGAATAGCAGGATCTGCTCCAGGAAATGGATCAAGAGCAGCTGTTGGCGAAGATTTGGTTGCCATGACCAAATGTCGTCTCCAAGCGAGAAACTACTTTACGCAGGATGGACCTACAGGAACAAAGAAAATGAAGCGATATACAACTTCCAACGTTGTGTCGTCAAGCTGCAGTTTAAATGATAGTTTCTGGCAGCTGAGTTATTCTGAAACACCTGAGTTAGAGTCAACAGCAACATCTAATGCCAAAAGACCTAAAATAGAG GTTAATATTGCACTGGTTGAagagatacaaaaaatcaaTCGGCAACTTATCGACACTGTTGTAGAAATTAGTGACGAAGGTGTTGATCCAAGTGCTCTTGCTGCTGCAACAGAGGGCGGTGAAGGCACTACTGTTAAGTGTTCTTTCACTGCCGTTGCGTTGAGTCCAAACTTAAAAGCACTGTATGCTTCAGCGCAGATG TCTCCAATTCAGCCTTTGAGATTGCTCGTTCCAGTTAATTATCCAAACTGCTCTCCGATTTTGTTGGACAAGTTTCCAGTTGAAGTCAG TAAAGAGTATGAAGATCTATCCACGAAGGCCAAGTCAAGGTTTAGTGTCTCCCTGCGAAGTCTTTCACAGCCAATGTCTTTAAAAGACATAGCCAAGACTTGGGATGTTTGTGCTCGTGCTGTAATTTGTGAATATGCACAGCAAAGTGGAGGAGGAACCTTCAGCTCAAAGTACGGGTCTTGGGAGAACTGTTCGATTGCAGCATGA
- the LOC125854978 gene encoding mediator of RNA polymerase II transcription subunit 15a isoform X8 — translation MDGNNWRAAQAQGGGEGGVAAAEAMESGDWRTQLLPDSRQRIVNKIMETLKRHLPVSGQEGVQELKKIAVRFEEKIYSAATSQQDYLRKISLKMLTMETKSQTPMTNSVQPNPASSGQNALGPGSHSMQSQVNSQAQQLPVPMVANQTQTRQPLLQQNLQNNMASTGLQNSASLAPSLPSVSNLTQGTMPNVVGQNSNLQTMQNMPNVGQNLVGNAIGQGMPPNMVANSQRQMQGRQQQVVSQQQQQQSQTTQQYLYQQQLHQHQMMKQKFQPGSTSQSLMQSHMQQQPQEQQQQPPQQQQNLLQSTQTQPSQQAMMQPSSIQSTSLSNLQQNQQSNAQQSTQSVLHQRQQSVLRQQQAPMLHQQQSSMLQQPILPAQQHQQQQQQQQQLIAQQTNVANLQQNQLMSQQNTMPDVQQRLVGQQNNYNSLQQQQLLNPQNSFQNMHQQQLGSQSNIAGVQQQQLSGSQQPGNSGLTSNQHPIHLMQQPKVPVQQQMLQSTTTLLPNQGQQSQSQPAQQQMMSQSQSQPGQLQPPLGLQQQANQLQREMQQRLQPSAPLLQQQNVMEQQKQLYQSQRVAPEASSTSLDSTAQTGNANAADWQEEVYQKIKSMKESYLAELNDLYHKIASKVQQHDSLPQRPQNEQIEKLKMFKITLERIVLFLRLNKQDIQLSHKEKLVSVEKHISFFLSSNRPRSKPSSSPLQGQLPQSSMQLQQPQSLDGQSNPSMQPVQGSMAAMPQNNLTNLQHNTLSGVSTISNSQQHMINTVQPGSTVDLGQGNSLNSLQQVATGSLQQNPVNSPQQVNMSSLSSQSGTNSVQANLGSLQQNSNALQQSLPKQHEQQMLQNQQLRQQYHHRHMQQQLFQRQQIIQQQQAKQQQTTLLPTHQMSQLQQMTDANDLKIRQQMGIKTGVLQQQQSVGQRVGSHHPQLKPGISSPQLHQALSPQVTQHPSPQIDQQNMLASLTKAGTPLQSASSPFVVPSPSTPLAPSPMPGDSEKVCAGLGSHTTSGNIMHQQATVASAPAQSLAIGTPGISASPLLAEFTPLDGTHANVSAAVPGRSSVEQPLDRLMRAVKNMSDKALQSSVQDICSVVSMNDRIAGSAPGNGSRAAVGEDLVAMTKCRLQARNYFTQDGPTGTKKMKRYTTSNVVSSSCSLNDSFWQLSYSETPELESTATSNAKRPKIEVNIALVEEIQKINRQLIDTVVEISDEGVDPSALAAATEGGEGTTVKCSFTAVALSPNLKALYASAQMSPIQPLRLLVPVNYPNCSPILLDKFPVEVSKEYEDLSTKAKSRFSVSLRSLSQPMSLKDIAKTWDVCARAVICEYAQQSGGGTFSSKYGSWENCSIAA, via the exons AATGGAGACCTTAAAGAGGCATCTTCCTGTTTCTGGGCAAGAAGGAGTACAGGAGCTTAAGAAAATTGCTGTGAGGTTTGAAGAAAAGATCTATTCTGCTGCTACAAGTCAG CAAGATTATCTTCGGAAGATATCTTTAAAGATGCTGACCATGGAGACAAAATCTCAAACTCCTATGACCAATTCTGTTCAGCCAAATCCTGCAAGTAGTGGTCAGAATGCCCTTGGTCCAG GATCGCACAGTATGCAATCCCAAGTTAACAGCCAAGCACAGCAACTTCCTGTACCTATGGTGGCCAATCAAACTCAAACACGACAACCACTGTTGCAGCAAAACCTTCAGAACAATATGGCATCAACTGGGCTGCAAAATTCTGCTAGCTTGGCTCCTTCACTTCCTTCTGTGAGTAATTTGACGCAGGGTACCATGCCAAATGTCGTGGGCCAGAATTCAAATTTGcaaaccatgcaaaacatgccaAATGTTGGTCAAAACTTAGTAGGAAATGCCATTGGACAAGGCATGCCTCCTAATATGGTTGCTAATTCTCAGAGGCAGATGCAGGGAAGACAACAACAGGTTGTTTCTCAACAGCAACAGCAGCAGTCCCAGACAACACAGCAATATCTTTACCAGCAGCAACTGCATCAGCATCAAATGATGAAGCAGAAATTTCAGCCGGGAAGCACATCACAGTCCTTGATGCAATCTCACATGCAGCAACAGCCGCAGGAGCAGCAGCAACAGCCACCACAGCAGCAACAAAACCTTCTACAATCTACTCAGACACAACCTTCTCAGCAAGCTATGATGCAACCTTCTTCAATACAATCAACTTCTTTGTCCAACCTTCAGCAGAATCAACAGTCAAATGCTCAACAGTCAACTCAATCTGTACTTCACCAACGGCAACAATCAGTTTTGAGACAGCAGCAGGCTCCCATGCTTCATCAACAGCAATCGTCAATGCTACAGCAACCAATTTTACCAGCGCAACAGCACCAACAAcaacagcagcagcagcagcagctgATTGCACAACAGACAAATGTTGCAAATCTCCAGCAGAACCAATTGATGAGTCAACAGAATACAATGCCTGATGTGCAGCAGAGGCTAGTGGGCCAACAGAACAACTATAACAGTCTGCAGCAGCAGCAGTTACTTAATCCGCAAAACAGCTTTCAAAATATGCATCAGCAGCAGTTGGGCTCTCAAAGTAATATTGCTGGGGTCCAGCAGCAACAGCTGTCTGGAAGTCAACAACCTGGTAACTCTGGCTTGACATCTAATCAGCACCCTATCCATTTGATGCAACAACCAAAAGTTCCTGTACAACAACAAATGCTGCAGAGTACTACAACCTTGTTACCAAACCAAGGTCAACAATCACAGTCGCAGCCAGCACAACAGCAAATGATGTCTCAGAGTCAATCACAACCAGGACAGTTACAGCCACCTTTGGGTTTGCAGCAACAGGCGAATCAATTGCAAAGAGAGATGCAACAGAGGCTTCAACCATCAGCCCCCTTGCTTCAACAGCAGAATGTAATGGAACAGCAGAAGCAGCTATATCAATCACAAAGAGTCGCACCTGAAGCCTCATCAA CATCTTTAGATTCTACAGCTCAGACGGGAAATGCAAATGCAGCTGATTGGCAGGAGGAGGTTTACCaaaag ATAAAGTCTATGAAGGAGTCGTATTTAGCAGAGCTCAATGATCTATACCACAAAATTGCTTCTAAAGTGCAACAG CATGATTCTCTTCCTCAGCGTCCTCAAAATGAGCAAATTGAAAAGCTCAAGATGTTCAAGATTACGCTGGAACGCATTGTGCTTTTCTTGCGGCTTAACAAGCAGGATATTCAACTTTCTCACAAGGAAAAGTTGGTTTCGGTTGAGAAGCACATAAGTTTCTTTCTTAGTTCCAATAGGCCGCGCAGCaagccttcttcttctccactgCAGGGACAACTTCCTCAGTCTTCCATGCAGCTTCAGCAACCACAATCTCTTGATGGTCAATCTAATCCATCGATGCAACCTGTACAGGGTTCCATGGCAGCAATGCCGCAGAATAATCTCACCAACTTGCAACATAATACCTTGTCTGGCGTATCAACAATTTCCAACTCCCAGCAACACATGATAAATACAGTACAGCCTGGTTCCACTGTGGATTTGGGACAGGGTAATTCATTGAACTCACTGCAGCAGGTGGCTACTGGCTCTTTACAACAGAATCCTGTTAACAGTCCTCAACAAGTTAACATGAGCTCATTAAGCTCACAAAGTGGAACAAACTCCGTACAGGCAAACCTCGGTTCCCTACAGCAAAATTCAAACGCCCTGCAACAGTCACTTCCTAAGCAGCACGAGCAGCAAATGTTGCAGAACCAGCAATTAAGACAGCAATACCACCATAGGCATATGCAGCAGCAACTTTTTCAAAGACAGCAGATAATACAACAGCAGCAAGCGAAGCAACAGCAGACCACGCTATTGCCAACCCACCAGATGTCTCAGCTTCAACAGATGACTGATGCTAATGACCTAAAGATAAGGCAGCAAATGGGGATAAAAACAGGAGTTTTACAGCAACAACAGTCAGTTGGCCAGCGTGTTGGATCTCATCATCCCCAATTGAAGCCAGGAATATCTTCACCTCAACTCCATCAAGCATTGTCTCCTCAGGTTACCCAACATCCTTCTCCACAAATTGACCAACAAAATATGTTGGCGTCTCTTACCAAAGCTGGGACTCCTCTCCAATCCGCAAGCTCGCCATTTGTTGTCCCTTCTCCTTCAACTCCCTTGGCTCCATCTCCAATGCCGGGGGATTCTGAAAAAGTTTGTGCTGGCCTTGGATCACATACCACATCTGGAAATATAATGCATCAGCAAGCTACTGTTGCTTCTGCACCTGCCCAATCCCTTGCAATTGGTACTCCTGGGATATCAGCCTCACCTTTGCTTGCTGAGTTTACTCCTCTAGATGGTACACATGCCAATGTCTCAGCTGCTGTTCCTGGCAGGTCAAGTGTTGAACAACCATTGGATCGCTTGATGAGAGCG gTTAAAAACATGTCTGACAAAGCATTGCAGTCGTCAGTTCAAGACATCTGTTCAGTTGTCAGTATGAATGATAGAATAGCAGGATCTGCTCCAGGAAATGGATCAAGAGCAGCTGTTGGCGAAGATTTGGTTGCCATGACCAAATGTCGTCTCCAAGCGAGAAACTACTTTACGCAGGATGGACCTACAGGAACAAAGAAAATGAAGCGATATACAACTTCCAACGTTGTGTCGTCAAGCTGCAGTTTAAATGATAGTTTCTGGCAGCTGAGTTATTCTGAAACACCTGAGTTAGAGTCAACAGCAACATCTAATGCCAAAAGACCTAAAATAGAG GTTAATATTGCACTGGTTGAagagatacaaaaaatcaaTCGGCAACTTATCGACACTGTTGTAGAAATTAGTGACGAAGGTGTTGATCCAAGTGCTCTTGCTGCTGCAACAGAGGGCGGTGAAGGCACTACTGTTAAGTGTTCTTTCACTGCCGTTGCGTTGAGTCCAAACTTAAAAGCACTGTATGCTTCAGCGCAGATG TCTCCAATTCAGCCTTTGAGATTGCTCGTTCCAGTTAATTATCCAAACTGCTCTCCGATTTTGTTGGACAAGTTTCCAGTTGAAGTCAG TAAAGAGTATGAAGATCTATCCACGAAGGCCAAGTCAAGGTTTAGTGTCTCCCTGCGAAGTCTTTCACAGCCAATGTCTTTAAAAGACATAGCCAAGACTTGGGATGTTTGTGCTCGTGCTGTAATTTGTGAATATGCACAGCAAAGTGGAGGAGGAACCTTCAGCTCAAAGTACGGGTCTTGGGAGAACTGTTCGATTGCAGCATGA